In a single window of the Leptospira sanjuanensis genome:
- a CDS encoding S1C family serine protease, which translates to MKQTAFILFILCMSFFACSKNSFETDKLDEESLNVSLHLQNRLNGLIDKISPATVSVFPKGSTENSTPIGSGFFIDEEGHILTCQHVIRGSEEFIIQPGKSGERLKAKVIKQDADADLALLESETNDNKNAFIAVPKLNVPKEGTIYLSFGAAYGLPDSISTGVVAFSQRAKVDPYHPEKGFVQLSLPIYPGMSGGAVIDIQGNLIGVQRFTYNTTGNQPIGPGFAIPVGHVSNFLESSAQLRENRIRSQRGIVEIPFVTPHLIDKLKLPHPLGVIVSYVQKDSPAEKSGIQRYDFITHINSKKVNSSAEFYREIALLNGEASIKLFRSGKEMEVVLKNWK; encoded by the coding sequence ATGAAACAAACCGCATTCATTCTCTTCATTCTTTGTATGAGTTTTTTCGCCTGTTCGAAAAATTCTTTCGAAACCGACAAGTTGGATGAGGAAAGCCTGAACGTTTCTCTCCATTTGCAAAACCGATTGAACGGATTGATCGATAAAATTTCACCCGCAACGGTAAGCGTATTTCCGAAAGGAAGCACGGAAAATTCCACTCCGATCGGTTCCGGTTTTTTTATAGATGAAGAAGGACATATTCTCACTTGCCAACATGTGATTCGGGGATCGGAAGAATTTATCATTCAACCGGGTAAATCCGGAGAACGTTTGAAAGCGAAGGTGATTAAACAGGACGCGGATGCGGATCTTGCTCTTTTGGAATCGGAAACGAACGACAACAAGAATGCGTTCATTGCTGTTCCCAAGTTGAATGTTCCCAAGGAAGGCACGATTTACCTTTCGTTTGGGGCCGCGTACGGACTTCCGGATTCGATTTCTACGGGCGTGGTTGCGTTTTCACAAAGGGCAAAGGTGGATCCGTATCATCCGGAAAAGGGTTTTGTTCAACTCAGTTTGCCGATCTATCCGGGTATGTCCGGCGGCGCCGTGATCGATATTCAAGGGAACCTAATCGGTGTTCAACGATTCACCTATAATACGACGGGAAATCAGCCGATCGGTCCGGGATTTGCAATTCCCGTAGGTCATGTTTCCAATTTTTTGGAATCATCGGCTCAATTAAGGGAGAATCGCATTCGTTCACAAAGAGGAATCGTGGAGATTCCATTTGTGACTCCTCATCTGATTGATAAGTTAAAACTTCCGCATCCGCTTGGTGTGATCGTGAGTTATGTTCAAAAGGATTCTCCCGCCGAAAAGTCAGGAATTCAACGTTACGATTTTATAACACATATCAATTCCAAAAAGGTAAATTCTTCCGCGGAGTTTTATCGCGAAATCGCTTTGTTAAACGGAGAAGCGTCAATAAAGCTGTTTCGAAGCGGTAAAGAAATGGAAGTCGTTTTAAAAAATTGGAAATAA
- a CDS encoding alkene reductase has protein sequence MNVESKSSVDLFGPVKLGSIDLKNRIVMAPMTRSRALNNVPNSIMAEYYSQRSGAGLIVTEGTAPSPNALGYARIPGIFSKEQVEGWKLTTKAVHAKGGKIFVQLMHTGRVGSTANLPSGAELVAPSAVQLSGENWTDAQGMQPYALPREMNSQDIRKTIEEFVQAAKNAIEAGFDGVELHGANGYLIEQFLNPNVNRRTDSYGGSNENRIRFAVEVARAVSEAIGKERTGIRISPYGVFNEMGAFDGVEEQYELLAKELNHVGLAYIHLVNHSAMGAPPVPESVVQKIGNQFKNVIILSGGYDKTRAQSDLESNKADLIAFGRPFIANPDFVSRLKSDRILSDADQNTFYTPGEKGYSDYPNYN, from the coding sequence ATGAACGTAGAATCCAAATCTTCCGTTGACCTTTTCGGGCCGGTAAAACTCGGAAGTATCGACCTCAAAAATAGAATCGTAATGGCTCCCATGACGAGATCCCGCGCTTTAAACAACGTTCCCAATTCGATCATGGCGGAATATTATTCCCAGAGATCCGGCGCGGGGTTGATCGTTACGGAAGGAACCGCTCCTTCTCCAAATGCGTTGGGATATGCGCGTATTCCCGGAATTTTTAGCAAGGAACAGGTGGAAGGATGGAAACTAACTACAAAAGCCGTTCACGCAAAGGGTGGAAAGATTTTCGTTCAGTTGATGCATACGGGTCGGGTCGGAAGTACGGCAAATCTTCCGAGCGGCGCAGAGTTAGTGGCGCCTTCCGCGGTTCAACTTTCAGGTGAAAACTGGACCGATGCACAAGGGATGCAGCCTTACGCTCTGCCGCGTGAGATGAATTCGCAAGATATTCGAAAAACGATCGAAGAATTCGTTCAGGCCGCAAAGAACGCGATTGAGGCCGGGTTTGACGGTGTGGAACTTCACGGTGCAAACGGTTATTTAATCGAACAATTTTTAAATCCGAATGTGAATCGCAGAACCGATTCATACGGCGGTTCGAATGAGAATCGGATTCGTTTTGCGGTGGAAGTTGCGCGTGCGGTTTCGGAAGCCATCGGAAAAGAGAGAACCGGGATTCGAATTTCTCCTTACGGAGTCTTTAACGAAATGGGAGCGTTCGACGGAGTCGAAGAACAATACGAACTTCTCGCAAAAGAATTGAATCATGTCGGTTTAGCATACATTCATCTCGTGAATCACAGTGCGATGGGCGCTCCCCCCGTTCCGGAGAGCGTAGTTCAAAAGATCGGAAATCAATTTAAGAATGTCATAATATTGAGCGGCGGTTACGATAAGACTCGCGCACAATCGGATCTTGAATCGAATAAGGCGGACTTGATCGCTTTCGGAAGACCGTTCATCGCCAATCCTGATTTCGTTTCCAGATTGAAATCGGATCGGATTCTCTCCGATGCGGATCAAAATACGTTCTATACTCCCGGTGAAAAAGGATATTCGGATTATCCGAACTATAACTGA
- a CDS encoding MarR family winged helix-turn-helix transcriptional regulator, producing MKSQKNEDHVDFILKQWADERPDLDMTAMGTIGRIHRLSSIFFYNVHKEVFESHGLAAPEFDVMAALLRSGKPYKKSPGELLSTLMITSGTMTNRIDRLESLGWVKRESDPNDRRSVLIGLTSEGKLVITKTLLDHVKSGQALMSCLTEKEHTELSKLLRKLLLNFEE from the coding sequence ATGAAATCCCAAAAAAACGAAGATCACGTCGATTTTATTCTGAAACAATGGGCCGACGAGCGACCTGATTTAGATATGACGGCCATGGGCACGATCGGAAGAATTCACCGACTCTCTTCGATTTTTTTCTATAACGTCCATAAGGAAGTTTTTGAAAGCCACGGACTTGCGGCACCCGAGTTCGACGTAATGGCCGCCCTTCTCCGGAGCGGAAAGCCTTACAAAAAATCTCCGGGAGAACTTCTTTCCACGTTGATGATCACGTCGGGAACGATGACCAATCGCATCGATCGACTTGAATCGCTGGGATGGGTAAAACGAGAATCCGACCCGAACGACCGAAGAAGCGTTTTGATCGGATTGACATCGGAAGGGAAACTCGTGATTACGAAAACGCTTTTAGATCACGTAAAAAGCGGACAGGCATTGATGAGTTGCCTAACGGAAAAAGAACACACTGAACTTTCTAAATTATTGAGAAAGCTTCTTTTGAACTTCGAAGAATGA